A genome region from Columba livia isolate bColLiv1 breed racing homer chromosome 2, bColLiv1.pat.W.v2, whole genome shotgun sequence includes the following:
- the LOC135578765 gene encoding zinc finger protein LOC728743 homolog isoform X4 gives MTDLASPTGENPFAFPGGEEGLGDEKALVIHSQAEEEAEKEFKCILCGECFGQQPSLARHQKHHAGERAFICAECGKAFSLKHNLIIHQRIHTGERPYQCGVCQKSFSLKQNLLTHQRIHSGEKPFSCQRCGKRFREQRFLLNHQRTHAEGRPGADGDVQPGSSRSPEPHEAAGGPFACARCGKGFSCRSSLATHQRSHGGERPFACPDCGKSFGHKGSLKIHRRTHAGETPFTCAQCGQSFAQKVALTAHQRSHGAEAALTE, from the exons ATGACGGACCTGGCTTCGCCCACGGGCGAGAACCCCTTCGCCTTCCCGGGCGGCGAGGAGGGCCTGGGCGACGAGAAGGCGCTGGTGATCCACAGCCAggcggaggaggaggcggaGAAGGAGTTCAAGTGCATCCTCTGCGGGGAATGCTTCGGCCAGCAGCCCAGCCTCGCGCGGCACCAGAAGCACCACGCCGGGGAACGCGCCTTCATCTGCGCCGAGTGCGGCAAAGCCTTCAGCCTCAAGCACAACCTCATcatccaccagcgcatccacaccgggGAGCGGCCCTACCAGTGCGGCGTCTGCCAGAAGAGCTTCAGCCTCAAGCAGAACCTGCTCacccaccagcgcatccacagcGGCGAGAAGCCCTTCTCGTGCCAGCGCTGCGGGAAGCGCTTCCGCGAGCAGCGCTTCCTCCTCAACCACCAGCGCACCCACGCCGAGGGCCGGCCCGGCGCCGACGGCGACGTCCAGCCGGGCAGCAGCCGCTCGCCGGAGCCGCATGAGGCGGCCGGCGGCCCCTTCGCCTGCGCCCGCTGCGGGAAGGGCTTCAGCTGCCGGAGCAGCCTGGCCACGCACCAGCGCAGCCACGGCGGCGAGCGGCCCTTCGCCTGCCCCGACTGCGGCAAGAGCTTCGGCCACAAGGGCTCCCTGAAGATCCACCGGCGCACCCACGCCGGCGAGACCCCCTTCACCTGCGCCCAGTGCGGCCAGAGCTTTGCCCAGAAGGTCGCCCTCACCGCGCACCAGCGCAGCCACGGGGCCGAGGCCGCCCTCAC GGAATGA